CACTTAAGCCCGGCCACATTGGCCAGGCACACGAAACCTGTTGGGAGTTTCACATGGCAAACGCCTCCAGCACTTACCGCAAGGCACTCGAAGGTCATCAGCAACCGAAAAAGGTGTTGGTGAAAGTCGATCGTGTCACCAAGAAGTTCGACGAAACCGTGGCCGTGGACGATGTGTCCCTGGAGATCCATCAGGGCGAAATCTTCGCGCTGCTGGGCGGTTCCGGTTCGGGCAAATCGACTCTGCTGCGCATGCTCGCCGGTTTCGAGCGGCCGACCGAGGGGCGGATTCTGCTCGATGGCGTGGACATCACCGACATGCCGCCGTACGAGCGGCCGATCAACATGATGTTCCAGTCCTACGCGCTGTTCCCGCACATGACCGTGGCGCAGAACATCGCCTTCGGCCTCAAACAGGACCGCTTGCCTGCCAGTGAAATCGATGCCCGCGTCGAAGAAATGCTGCGTCTGGTGCACATGACCCAATACGCCAAACGCCGCCCGCATCAGTTGTCCGGCGGCCAGCGGCAGCGCGTCGCCCTCGCCCGCTCGCTGGCCAAACGGCCGAAACTGTTGCTGCTCGACGAGCCGATGGGCGCGCTGGATAAAAAGCTGCGTTCGCAAATGCAACTGGAGCTGGTGGAGATCATCGAGCGCG
This genomic interval from Pseudomonas koreensis contains the following:
- a CDS encoding ABC transporter ATP-binding protein, yielding MANASSTYRKALEGHQQPKKVLVKVDRVTKKFDETVAVDDVSLEIHQGEIFALLGGSGSGKSTLLRMLAGFERPTEGRILLDGVDITDMPPYERPINMMFQSYALFPHMTVAQNIAFGLKQDRLPASEIDARVEEMLRLVHMTQYAKRRPHQLSGGQRQRVALARSLAKRPKLLLLDEPMGALDKKLRSQMQLELVEIIERVGVTCVMVTHDQEEAMTMAQRIAIMHLGWIAQIGSPVDIYEAPVSRMVCEFIGNVNAFDGTVVEDLEGHAIIHSPDLQQKIYVGHGVSTSVQDKSITYAIRPEKMLVSTTQPEFRYNWSEGKVHDIAYLGGHSVFYVELPGGKIVQSFMANAERRGARPTWDDKVYVWWEDDSGVVLRS